CTTTTTAAACAGTTGCAACGTATTACTTATGTTCCGATCTGTATTTACCATATACCTCTACCGTGGCGTTGGGCGTGGAATGAAGGTTACCGTTGACGGTAATAAGATCATAAAGCTCACAGGATTTAATGAGCACCCTGTCTCTCACGGTCACTTGTGCGGTAAGGGCGTCTCTGCCATTATCTTTAAGGAATGCGCAGAGTAGCGCCCATAATGAGCGGGTTGAGACTTGAGGATGTTATAGACCCAACTAAGGGCTCGAAGATACCGGAGAACACACCACACCTATACTCCAACAGGTTCCTAACACCCAGTGGTAAGGCCAGATTCTTCCCCATTAAGTATAAGCAGGGCATCATAGGCAATAGAGGGTTCATACTAATCACCGACAGGGGTATCCTCATGTATAATACTGATAATGAGATTAGGAAGGTAAGTGGTAAGTTCGAATGGAGGTATTCATGAACCCAGAGAGTGCTAAGGCCCTCGGTATAACCAAGGGCAGTGGTCAAGTTAATTTCTAACTGTGGCGAGGAGACCTTCAGGGTTAGTAATGACGTATTGAGGAATACGTTATTCGCGTACATGCATGATGGGGGATAAACTACGTGGTCTACACAGGGTTCGACCATACATGAAGACCCAGGTACAAGGTCACCCCAGTTAACGGGACACCACTAAGGCGGTGATTAAAACCTATATTAAATTCCATTATTGAGTTATTACCTGTGTACGTAGTTGGTGACTGCAGGGTTAATTGTGAGGTTAGGCTTGGTGGTAAGTCCATCATACACAGGAGGTTCACGCATGGCAATCACATCTACGAGACAAGCCTCTGCGCGGTAATCCATGGTGATGATGTACTTGATAAATGGTGTGTCTATGAGGACGGGTATGTGGAGAGGAGGGGCTCTGTTAACTGTGGTAATTTCGTGGGGCCTAACGCGTATAAGGACCTAATTCCAGTGTTTATGGATCTCTTGAGGAGCCTTGACCCCAGGCTCTTTGATTCACTGTTCAATTCAATAATATCGCTTGTTCACTGCGGATGAGTAAGGGTTTAAAGTGGTTATTTTCATGAACCCTGTGGAATTTAGGAGGTGGTTCCTTGTGGGGATTGCCTCAGCATCCTTCTTCCTCAGTTACTTCTCAAGGCTTGCCTGGGGCATTGTCTCGGTATACTCAACCCTCAGGCCTACGATTGTTGAGGATAGCATAGTATTCTCACTGTTCTTCATAGGCTACGTAATTGTTCAATTACCCTCGGGCTTCGTTTCGGATAGGGTTGACCCCAGGTACGTGATCATGGCGGCGCTTGTGGGGCTTGCCCTATCCTCCCTGGTCTCGGGTCTTGGTGATAGTATGTTTGTGGAGTACATAGCGAGCTTCTTCATGGGCCTATCCGCGGGTTGGGTTTACCCAGGCACTGTTAAGTTGATATCCATGAACTTCAGGGGTAAGGACTTACCCATAGCCATGGGTTACTACAGCCTTGCATGGCCCCTATCCATAGTGCTCGCGGGCGCCGTGCTACCATTCATTAGTATAAACCTTGGCTGGCGCTGGGCCTACTACGTGGTGTTCCTGGTCTCAATCATAACCTCAATCCTATACCTAACAATCAAACCGGGCATGGCGGGTAATGGGGGTCGTCCACAACGGGGTTTGGTGGATTTCTCGGTGTTTAGGAATGCCAACGCGTTGGTGGTTAGCTTCTCGGGCTTTCTATTCTTCCTATCCTACTGGATAATAACGCTGTACGCGTATAAGTACTTCCTAACCCTTGGACTCAACGACTACCTAGCGGGCTTCGCATACTCACTACTGGCTTTGGCGGGTATACCATCAACAATAATCGCGGGTTACATCATTAGGCGATTGGGGGTTAAAAACACCCTGGTAATATTCGAGGCAGCCTACGGAATACTCACCATACTACTCAGCTTACCCCTTGGTGCTTGGGTGATCACCGTGGCGGCCTTCATGGGCTTCGTGAGGTTTGTAATAACCCCAGCAAACTCCACCGCGGTCTCGCTAATTGGTGGTGAAAGGGCAGGCAGTACGTCGGGCATGGCCAACTTCTTCTGGCAGTTATCCGGTGCCGTGGCCCCGGGCATTGCCGCATACGTGCTCCTAACCCTTAATTATAAATACTTATGGTTGATTTCGGGCATTGTAATAATAATCTCGGCCATAATATA
This is a stretch of genomic DNA from Vulcanisaeta thermophila. It encodes these proteins:
- a CDS encoding MFS transporter, with product MEFRRWFLVGIASASFFLSYFSRLAWGIVSVYSTLRPTIVEDSIVFSLFFIGYVIVQLPSGFVSDRVDPRYVIMAALVGLALSSLVSGLGDSMFVEYIASFFMGLSAGWVYPGTVKLISMNFRGKDLPIAMGYYSLAWPLSIVLAGAVLPFISINLGWRWAYYVVFLVSIITSILYLTIKPGMAGNGGRPQRGLVDFSVFRNANALVVSFSGFLFFLSYWIITLYAYKYFLTLGLNDYLAGFAYSLLALAGIPSTIIAGYIIRRLGVKNTLVIFEAAYGILTILLSLPLGAWVITVAAFMGFVRFVITPANSTAVSLIGGERAGSTSGMANFFWQLSGAVAPGIAAYVLLTLNYKYLWLISGIVIIISAIIYQFLLRLN